The genome window ACCAGGTGCTTGAACATTGTCTGTTCGTCAAAGAGCGAGATGATCGCGCGCCGGACATCGCCGGGTTCAGAGAGCAGCCGCTCCAGCGTGGCCTCGAAGCGGTCGAGAAACTCAAGCATCTTCCGATGCTCGCCCAGGAAAAGCTCAAGCGGCCCGCCGGGTCGCACGCCGCCCTTTACGTATCGGGGCAGCAAGATTTCTTCTTCCGGGCGCATGTGCGCCAGAAGCTCTCGGCGATAGGCGCGCAAGCGTTCGAGCGCAAGCGGGAGATCGAGCGCCAGCAGTGCTTCTTGATGCTGAAGGAAATGCTCGTTCAGCCGGGCATGAACATCGAGGAGCTTGAGGAACGTCGCCGGTGCTGGCTCCGCCCGCGTGACATCCGTTCTGGGAGAATCTGAACTCATACTTCGTACCTCGACGTCAAAGGTTGAGCCAGCACAGAAGCGGATGGCTGAGCGGCGGCGATGACGCGCTCGAGATCGGCCATCAGCGCATCCAAAGCGATGCCTTCGCGCCGACAGGCTTGTTCCAGCGTCACCACCCGCGCCATCGTCCGTCGCAGCACGGGGTTCCCGAGCGGCGTGAAACCATGCCGCAGGAAAACGTCCAGCGTCTGGGGATACCGCTGGAGAACGTCTCCCACCCTCGTCTGCGGTGCGAGGACAAACGGCTCTGTCATCGAGCTGACAGGTCCGCGGGACTGCTCCCATCGCCGTCCCTCGCGCATGTTGGCGATTAACTCGGCTCCCCAAAAGGCCAATCCGGCCACCTCCAGGAATCCTGACACCGCCATCACCTTGAATGCCGACGGCTCGAAGTCCGTCGCAATCTGTGTGGTGATGCGCAGGGCATTGCCTACAGTCAACAGCCAGAACGTCGGCCATAGCGAGGGCGCGCGCCGCGGGTCCACACCGGAGAGCGTCGGCACGACTTTACTCGACAC of Blastocatellia bacterium contains these proteins:
- a CDS encoding hemerythrin domain-containing protein, giving the protein MSSDSPRTDVTRAEPAPATFLKLLDVHARLNEHFLQHQEALLALDLPLALERLRAYRRELLAHMRPEEEILLPRYVKGGVRPGGPLELFLGEHRKMLEFLDRFEATLERLLSEPGDVRRAIISLFDEQTMFKHLVEHHDLRERNILYPALDEMTSESERRDLLARCGG